The following are from one region of the Centroberyx gerrardi isolate f3 chromosome 16, fCenGer3.hap1.cur.20231027, whole genome shotgun sequence genome:
- the ankhd1 gene encoding ankyrin repeat and KH domain-containing protein 1 isoform X2 — MQDAVAGTAMLTDGFEDEIDSVTPRSPAVGMGVGATPGGVGLGGIGIGVGGKKVRLFGEPGGPATERLDFKLAAAAVLSSGPGSGSDEDEVSEVESFILDQEDLDNPIMKTASELLLSSATDGVDLRTVDAETQARLEALLEAAGIGKLSTADGKAFADPEVLRRLTSSVSCALDEAAAALTRMRAENTLNAGQADNRSLAEACSDGDVNAVRKLLDEGRSVNEHTEEGESLLCLACSAGYYELAQVLLAMHANVEDRGIKGDITPLMAAASGGYVDIVKLLLVHGADVNAQSSTGNTALTYACAGGFVDVVKVLLKEGANIEDHNENGHTPLMEAASAGHVEVARVLLEYGAGINTHSNEFKESALTLACYKGHLDMVRFLLEAGADQEHKTDEMHTALMEACMDGHVEVARLLLDSGAQVNMPADSFESPLTLAACGGHVELAALLIERGANLEEVNDEGYTPLMEAAREGHEEMVALLLAQGANINAQTEETQETALTLACCGGFLEVADFLIKAGADIELGCSTPLMEAAQEGHLELVKYLLAAGANVHATTATGDTALTYACENGHTDVADVLLQAGANLEHESEGGRTPLMKAARAGHLCTVQFLISKGANVNRATANNDHTVVSLACAGGHLAVVELLLAHGADPTHRLKDGSTMLIEAAKGGHTNVVSYLLDYPNNILSVPAPDLSQLTPPSQDASQVPRVPFQALAMVVPPQEPDRAPSNIATPPPVSSKGVPKQRQAALQPGGPSSVGRGPEAEPLPPFHLCQPLECIVEETEGKLNELGQRISAIEKAQLQSLELIQGEPLTKDKIEELKKSREEQVQKKKKILKELQKVERQLQLKTQQQFTKEYMEAKGLKEEQEAGQSQGPGPGPGSASSGPGTLTTTPGAQTHTSSDTDEEANRDGEHEEQTGEEGEEEEEDDDEEEEGSEEEADGEDDDYAKLPQVGTILYRDGQQPPQQPPLPPSPQAQPQPPPPPLQATFVPIQPLPEYNPADYPGSTSPELQRVLVGQQMLGQQQQGQGQQLAGLGPGMLAQQAPDGLMVATPAQTLTDTLDDIMAAVSSRVPMLNTTTSPTPLSQPPSQTPANIASPPSVLPLYPSVDIDAHTESNHDTALTLACAGGHEELVSVLIARGANIEHRDKKGFTPLILAATAGHVGVVEVLLDKGGDIEAQSERTKDTPLSLACSGGRQEVVELLLLRGANKEHRNVSDYTPLSLAASGGYVNIIKILLNAGAEINSRTGSKLGISPLMLAAMNGHVPAVKLLLDMGSDINAQIETNRNTALTLACFQGRAEVVSLLLDRKANVEHRAKTGLTPLMEAASGGYAEVGRVLLDKGADVNAPPVPSSRDTALTIAADKGHYKFCELLINRGAHIDVRNKKGNTPLWLAANGGHFDVVQLLVHASADVDAADNRKITPLMAAFRKGHVKVVQYLVKEVNQFPSDIECMRYIATIADKELLKKCHQCMETIVKAKDQQAAEANKNASILLKELDLEKSREESKKQALAAKREKRKEKRKKKKEEQKRKQEEEEEQKTKEECFEMQEQKEDSAEETDVPIEPPSATTTTTIGISATSTTFSTAFGKKRASVATTPSANRKSKKNKTKDSSPNEPIILQDPQVALAQHKADKNKIHGEPRGGGGGVTGGNSDSDPLDSTDCASESSSSGGKSQELNYLPDLTSSASSYSSSSSSSSSSAPSSGAAHSQALLPGPEKRHCPQLQSDGKVDNKVTVSISKPTQKAPDASDSTPSSLPSPFKTMSLPVTSPNSKLSLTSPKRGQKREEGWKEVVRRSKKLSVPASVVSRIMGRGGCNITAIQDVTGAHIDVDKQKDKNGERMITIRGGTESTRHAVQLINALIQDPAKELEDLIPRNHIRAPGSKTTLAPFPSTTGATSGSTAGPKALSSLVTSTGVSFQSSSSSSSSSSQAGGKMGKGLSSGVRQPFPVSLPLAYAHPQLALLAAQTMHQIRHPRLPMAQFGGTFSPAASTWGPFPVRPVSPGSANSSPKHNGGSNSSGGQVRSNSSTHSEHSNTASSGAPVTSSSAPNTHTSTGAASPHTPNPSPYNPQPSAPTPSSVRKQLFAPDPKPAGVNPVSITATVTSGSNAVRGTGSPAHHSTTTITPNAPQHPVGPITQPLIQPPKTEPSALAPPGKDKPSLPLENQPVSVSESISSVGFTAPAMALPPKPEPRQQLPPPPSSVSSTEAPPPLLNPQPSSHPPSAPPPVPSHSVAHPNNTVPHFSAPAPRVSHRMQPPGPYYSLPEQQQQQQQQQQQQSVFVPLNAQQEPPKQTQPQASQPTSLPPQAQAQAPGSLQVSSNLGMMNGSQMQHVPSAAKPQQMPPNFGPAGLFNFSSIFDNNSQVGNNQVWGACHLPARSPPEQSYSAPPAYMGMGQMESMMPPPPPDSSKAPGYRSASQRMVNSPIALTSYATSISGSPVYLHGHTAVGTPSFSRQHFSPHPWSASTSGESPVPPPSTVSSSALSASAVAPPPQPKPGSSTQQDRKVPPPIGTERLARIRQTGSVNPPLLTTSYTASVGQGGIWSFGVGSASEAMSGWSQPLMSSHMMHPQLQAEQSAFSQHQPMEQDDTGIANPANNYHQPQHMPNSYMDFPKGMPMSMYGGTMLPPHPPMAEGPGGPMYNGLHTGDPAWSPIIKVVPNNADNSDPQQVWPGTWAPHVGNVHLNHVN, encoded by the exons GCATCGGTAAACTGTCCACTGCCGATGGTAAAGCTTTTGCAGACCCCGAGGTGCTACGGCGGCTGACATCATCTGTGAGTTGTGCCCTGGACGAGGCTGCAGCAGCCCTGACCCGTATGAGAGCTGAAAACACACTCAACGCCGGCCAAGCCGACAA CCGTAGTTTAGCGGAGGCGTGCTCAGACGGTGACGTGAACGCAGTGCGCAAACTGCTGGACGAGGGACGGAGCGTCAacgaacacacagaggagggagagagcctgCTGTGCCTCGCCTGCTCTGCTGGCTACTATGAACTTGCACAG GTATTGTTGGCCATGCATGCCAATGTGGAGGACCGGGGCATCAAGGGGGACATAACACCACTGATGGCTGCTGCCAGCGGAGGTTATGTGGACATCGTCAAACTGCTCCTGGTCCATGGGGCAGATGTCAACGCACAGTCCTCCACAG GCAACACAGCTCTGACGTACGCGTGTGCCGGTGGCTTTGTGGATGTGGTGAAGGTGCTGCTGAAGGAGGGTGCTAACATTGAGGACCACAACGAGAATGGACACACACCTCTGATGGAGGCGGCCAGTGCTGGCCACGTGGAGGTGGCCAGGGTACTCCTAGAGTATGGCGCcggcatcaacacacactccaacGAGTTCAAAGAGAGCGCTCTCACACTCGCCTGCTACAAAG GTCACTTGGATATGGTGCGTTTTCTATTGGAGGCTGGGGCGGACCAGGAGCATAAGACAGATGAGATGCACACAGCACTGATGGAGGCTTGCATG GACGGCCATGTGGAGGTAGCGCGACTGCTGTTGGACAGCGGTGCGCAGGTCAACATGCCGGCTGATTCCTTCGAGTCGCCCCTCACCCTTGCAGCTTGCGGaggacatgtggaactggcagcCTTGCTCATAGAGAGAGGAGCCAACTTGGAGGAG GTGAATGATGAGGGCTACACCCCCTTGATGGAGGCAGCCAGAGAAGGCCATGAGGAGATGGTGGCGCTGCTGCTGGCTCAAG GTGCTAACATCAACGCCCAGACGGAAGAGACCCAGGAAACGGCTCTGACCCTGGCTTGCTGTGGAGGCTTCCTGGAAGTGGCCGACTTCCTCATCAAGGCAGGGGCCGACATTGAGCTGGGCTGCTCCACCCCCCTCATGGAAGCTGCACAGGAGGGCCACCTGGAGTTGGTCAAATACCTACTGGCTGCAG GGGCAAACGTTCATGCCACCACGGCAACAGGTGACACTGCGTTGACATATGCGTGTGAGAACGGACACACTGATGTGGCGGATGTGCTGCTGCAGGCTGGAGCCAACCTG GAACATGAGTCTGAAGGGGGGAGGACTCCCTTGATGAAGGCGGCCAGGGCGGGACACCTCTGTACAGTGCAGTTCCTCATCAGCAAAG GTGCTAACGTGAACAGAGCTACAGCCAATAATGATCACACAGTGGTGTCTCTGGCCTGTGCTGGTGGGCATCTGGCTGTGGTGGAGTTGCTGCTGGCGCATGGAGCTGATCCTACACACAGACTCAag GATGGCTCGACCATGCTGATAGAAGCTGCTAAAGGGGGCCACACCAATGTGGTGTCCTACCTGCTGGACTACCCCAACAACATCctgtctgtcccagcccctgatCTCTCCCAGCTCACTCCCCCCTCGCAAGATGCCTCTCAG GTTCCTCGTGTCCCATTCCAAGCTCTCGCCATGGTGGTGCCCCCTCAGGAGCCAGACCGAGCCCCATCAAACATCGCCACACCCCCACCTGTCTCCAGCAAAG gtgtGCCCAAACAGAGGCAGGCGGCCCTCCAGCCCGGTGGCCCCAGCTCAGTGGGCCGGGGGCCTGAAGCAGAGCCTCTGCCACCCTTCCACTTGTGCCAGCCCCTAGAGTGCATTGTGGAGGAGACGGAGGGCAAGCTGAACGAGCTGGGGCAGAGGATCAGCGCCATTGAAAAAGCCCAGCTGCAGTCGCTAGAGCTCATTCAGGGGGAGCCGCTCACCAAAGACAAGATCGAGGAGCTCAAGAAGAGCCGAGAGGAGCAG gtacagaagaagaagaagatcctGAAGGAGCTGCAGAAGGTGGAGCGCCAGCTGCAGCTGAAGACACAGCAGCAGTTCACCAAAGAGTACATGGAGGCGAAGGGCTtaaaggaggagcaggaggctgGGCAAAGCCAGGGCCCGGGCCCGGGGCCGGGTAGTGCCTCGTCTGGCCCGGGGACCCTGACCACCACACCAGGggcccaaacacacaccagctccGACACAGATGAAGAGGCCAACAGAGATGGGGAGCATGAGgagcagacaggagaggaaggggaagag gaggaggaagatgacgatgaggaagaggaaggttcGGAGGAGGAGGCAGACGGAGAAGATGACGACTATGCCAAGCTGCCTCAGGTGGGAACGATCCTCTACAGGGATGGGCAGCAGCCCCCACAGCAGCCTCCTCTGCCCCCTTCGCCCCAGGCCcagcctcagcctcctcctccacctcttcagGCCACCTTCGTTCCCATCCAGCCCCTGCCAGAGTACAACCCTGCAGACTACCCGGGAAGTACCAGCCCAGAGCTGCAGAGGGTTCTGGTGGGGCAGCAGATGctggggcagcagcagcagggccaggGTCAACAGTTGGCCGGGTTAGGCCCAGGTATGCTGGCTCAGCAGGCCCCGGATGGGCTCATGGTGGCTACACCTGCACAGACGCTCACAGACACGCTGGACGACATCATGGCAG CTGTGAGCAGCCGCGTGCCCATGCTGAACACTACAACCTCACCCACACCCCTGTCCCAGCCGCCCTCACAGACGCCCGCTAACATCGCCTCGCCCCCCTCTGTACTGCCCCTCTACCCCTCCGTTGACATTGATGCACAT ACGGAGAGTAACCATGACACTGCGTTGACGCTGGCTTGTGCAGGAGGACACGAGGAGCTGGTGTCTGTCCTCATTGCACGAGGAGCCAACATTGAGCACCGGGACAAAAAAG gTTTCACCCCTCTGATCCTGGCTGCCACTGCGGGCCACGTGGGAGTGGTGGAAGTCCTCCTGGACAAAGGGGGCGACATTGAGGCTCAGTCGGAGAGAACCAAAGACACACCCCTCTCCCTGGCCTGCTCTGGGGGACGCCAGGAG GTGGTGGAGTTGCTGCTGCTACGGGGAGCCAATAAGGAACACCGTAACGTTTCAGACTACACACCTCTCAGCCTGGCTGCCTCCGGGGGTTACGTCAACATCATTAAAATACTCCTCAATGCTGGGGCTGAGATTAACTCCAG GACTGGCAGTAAGCTGGGCATCTCTCCTCTGATGCTGGCAGCCATGAACGGTCACGTACCAGCAGTGAAGCTGCTGCTAGACATGGGCTCGGACATCAACGCCCAAATTGAGACCAACCGCAACACGGCTCTGACCCTGGCCTGCTTCCAGGGCCGGGCAGAGGTTGTCAGTCTGCTGCTGGATCGCAAGGCCAACGTAGAGCACCGTGCAAAG ACTGGTCTGACTCCTCTAATGGAGGCAGCTTCGGGAGGCTATGCAGAGGTGGGCCGAGTGCTGCTGGATAAAGGCGCAGACGTCAACGCCCCTCCTGTCCCCTCATCCCGAGACACTGCCCTCACCATCGCCGCCGACAAAGGCCACTACAAGTTCTGTGAGCTGCTCATCAACAG GGGTGCTCACATCGATGTGCGTAACAAGAAAGGGAACACGCCTCTCTGGCTGGCGGCcaacggtggccattttgatgTGGTCCAGCTCTTGGTGCATGCTAGTGCTGATGTGGATGCAGCCGACAACCGCAAGATCACCCCACTCATGGCTGCCTTTCGCAAG GGTCATGTGAAGGTGGTGCAGTACCTTGTGAAGGAGGTCAACCAATTCCCATCAGACATCGAGTGCATGAGATATATTGCCACCATCGCTGACAAG GAGCTGTTGAAGAAGTGCCACCAGTGCATGGAGACCATTGTCAAAGCCAAAGACCAGCAGGCAGCTGAGGCCAACAAGAACGCTAGCATCCTCCTCAAGGAGCTGGACCTGGAGAAG TCCAGAGAGGAAAGCAAGAAGCAGGCCCTGGCCGCCAAGCGTGAGAAGCGCAAGGAGAAacgcaagaagaagaaggaggagcagaagaggaagcaggaggaagaggaggagcagaaaaccAAGGAGGAGTGCTTTGAGATgcaggagcagaaggaggaCTCAGCTGAAG AAACGGACGTTCCCATTGAGCCTCCGAGtgcaaccaccaccaccaccattgGTATCTCTGCCACCTCCACCACTTTCAGTACCGCCTTTGGTAAGAAGCGAGCTAGTGTGGCCACCACCCCCAGCGCCAATCGTAAGAGCAAAAAGAACAAGACCAAGGACTCCTCACCCAACGAACCCATCATATTACAGGATCCACAG GTGGCGCTAGCACAGCACAAGGCTGACAAGAACAAGATCCACGGTGAGCcacggggtgggggtgggggagtgaCTGGTGGCAACAGCGACTCTGACCCCTTGGATAGCACCGACTGTGCCAgcgagagcagcagcagcggggGCAAGAGTCAGGAGCTCAACTACCTCCCTGACCtcacctcctccgcctcctcctactcctcctcttcctcctcctcctcttcctccgcccCCTCCTCAGGAGCAGCCCACTCCCAGGCCCTCCTGCCCGGCCCAGAGAAGAGACACTGCCCTCAGCTGCAGAGTGACGGCAAGGTGGATAACAAGGTCACAGTCTCCATCTCAAAACCAACGCAAAA AGCTCCAGACGCAAGCGACTCGACCCCCAGCTCCCTGCCCTCTCCATTCAAGACCATGTCTCTGCCCGTCACCTCCCCCAACAGTAAGCTCAGCCTCACCAGCCCCAAGAGAGgccagaagagagaagagggatggaaggaagtgGTCAGAAG ATCCAAGAAGCTGTCTGTGCCAGCCTCGGTGGTGTCTCGGATCATGGGCCGAGGCGGCTGCAACATCACAGCCATCCAGGACGTGACAGGAGCTCACATCGACGTGGACAAACAGAAGGACAAGAACGGAGAGAGGATGATCACCATAAG AGGAGGCACAGAGTCTACAAGGCATGCAGTCCAGCTGATCAACGCTCTGATCCAAGACCCAGCCAAAGAGCTTGAGGATCTGATCCCCCGGAACCACATCAGAGCCCCAGGCTCTAAGACGACCTTGGCTCCCTTCCCCAGCACCACAGGAGCCACCAGTGGTTCGACCGCTGGGCCTAAGGCCCTGAGCTCTTTGGTCACCTCCACTGGGGTCTCCTTCCAGTCCTCCTCATCTtcgtcttcatcctcctctcaggCCGGGGGCAAAATGGGGAAGGGGCTGTCGTCAGGTGTGAGACAACCCTTCCCTGTGTCTCTGCCCCTTGCGTACGCCCATCCCCAGCTGGCTCTACTGGCTGCTCAGACCATGCACCAGATCAGACACCCTCGTCTGCCCATGGCCCAATTTGGTGGCACCTTCTCTCCCGCTGCCAGCACCTGGGGACCGTTCCCTGTGCGGCCTGTGAGTCCCGGCAGCGCTAACAGCTCCCCCAAGCACAATGGAGGGAGCAACAGTAGTGGAGGCCAGGTCAGATCCAACTCTTCCACCCACAGCGAGCATAGCAACACAGCCAGCTCAGGAGCCCCAGTCACTAGCTCCAGCGCTCCTAACACTCACACATCTACAGGTGCAGCCTCGCCTCATACCCCTAATCCCAGCCCCTACAATCCCCAGCCCAGCGCCCCCACCCCTTCCTCTGTCAGAAAACAGCTCTTCGCCCCTGACCCCAAGCCTGCTGGGGTCAACCCCGTGTCTATCACTGCCACTGTTACTAGTGGTAGCAATGCAGTGCGAGGCACAGGGTCTCCTGCCCACCACAGTACGACTACAATTACCCCTAATGCCCCTCAGCACCCAGTCGGACCCATCACGCAGCCCCTCATCCAGCCTCCCAAAACAGAGCCCAGTGCCCTTGCCCCTCCTGGAAAAGACAAGCCCTCTCTGCCTCTAGAGAATCAGCCTGTTTCTGTCAGTGAGAGCATCAGCTCTGTGGGTTTCACTGCCCCTGCCATGGCTTTACCTCCCAAGCCAGAGCCCCGACAGCAGTtacctccccctccctcctctgtatCCTCCACAGAGGCTCCACCACCCCTCCTCAACCCGCAGCCTAGCTCCCACCCCCCCTCAGCGCCTCCTCCTGTCCCCTCACACAGTGTCGCACACCCCAACAACACCGTACCCCACTTCTCTGCCCCGGCACCCAGAGTCTCCCACCGTATGCAGCCTCCAGGGCCTTACTATTCCCttcctgagcagcagcagcaacaacagcagcagcagcaacaacaatctGTGTTCGTGCCCCTCAATGCTCAGCAAGAACCCCCTAAACAGACCCAACCCCAGGCATCCCAGCCCACCAGTCTGCCtccccaggcccaggcccaagCTCCTGGCTCTCTCCAGGTCTCCTCTAACCTGGGGATGATGAACGGTTCCCAGATGCAGCATGTGCCCAGTGCGGCCAAGCCTCAGCAAATGCCCCCAAACTTTGGTCCTGCAGGCCTCTTCAATTTCAGCAGCATCTTTGATAACAATAGCCAG GTGGGGAACAACCAGGTGTGGGGCGCATGCCATCTGCCTGCTCGCTCACCTCCAGAGCAGTCCTACTCAGCCCCACCAGCCTACATGGGCATGGGCCAGATGGAGAGTATgatgccccctcctcccccagacAGCTCCAAAGCCCCTGGCTATCGCTCTGCCTCCCAGAGGATGGTCAACAGCCCCATCG CTTTGACCAGCTATGCCACCAGTATCTCTGGCAGTCCTGTGTATCTGCATGGTCATACGGCCGTTGGCACGCCCTCATTCAGCAGACAGCACTTCTCCCCCCACCCCTGGAGTGCCTCCACATCAG GTGAGTCTCCTGTACCGCCTCCTTCTACGGTGTCGTCCTCCGCCCTTTCTGCCTCGGCTGTGGCCCCTCCTCCCCAGCCCAAGCCTGGCAGCTCCACACAGCAGGACCGGAAGGTTCCCCCACCCATCGGCACAGAGCGGCTGGCCAGGATCAGGCAGACGGGTTCAGTCAACCCACCTCTCCTCACCACCAGCTACACGGCGTCTGTCGGACAGGGCGGCATTTGGTCGTTTGGTGTTGGCAGTGCGtctg AGGCCATGTCTGGTTGGTCCCAGCCCCTGATGAGCAGCCACATGATGCATCCTCAGCTGCAGGCGGAGCAGTCGGCCTTCTCTCAGCACCAGCCCATGGAGCAGGATGATACGGGCATTGCAAACCCTGCTAACAACTACCACCAGCCCCAGCACATGCCCAACAGCTACATGGACTTCCCTAAG GGGATGCCCATGTCGATGTATGGAGGAACCATGCTGCCCCCTCATCCTCCCATGGCAGAGGGGCCGGGGGGACCAATGTACAACGGCTTGCACACTGGTGACCCCGCATGGAGCCCCATTATCAAAGTGGTCCCAAACAACGCAGATAACTCTGACCCACAGCAG gtGTGGCCTGGTACCTGGGCGCCTCACGTGGGCAATGTGCACCTGAACCACGTCAACTAG